The Maylandia zebra isolate NMK-2024a linkage group LG7, Mzebra_GT3a, whole genome shotgun sequence genome contains a region encoding:
- the zgc:171459 gene encoding uncharacterized protein zgc:171459 — protein sequence MITMEPAPHPLPHFPENSYKMTEEDVKRLIEFRASNEALFTGKRNSAKIAWSTILKGLGLEGKLTADQIAKKWDNLRTKYKDLKQPYQGQDHMGGVVESWPWFHIMDEAMQGRLYNSNLVLSPETAGNAGHRGNCQPNQNQENTDILEFLIKTEMEDTVAAETAADDGGVHTEAPPPEGIPMGWRRMTECSYKMSEQETERMIKLRAANEALFTGRKHSAKPAWRAILYELGLQGKLTTDQLAKKWDNLKRRYKELKFPARGVETNPSSWPWFYRMNDAMEGRFAGAAPILTPIVEDEDEDCESLSPTPKKRARRSRGGMAEFLTESEMDLLVDNEDKNGSAALGELHRMGEFTYKLSEDDTRRLIELRAANESLFTGRRNTAKPAWRGIVKEMGLTGKITPDQVAKKWDNLKTKFKDLKFPPRGMEGQTNPASWPWFQLMSDALEGRLTGKAPRVTPVWTNEEDGVFGSSPPPDRDCLMAERSSVSELESMVGGDNAESDGNVTYIDASGEECSTPSDPTYKMTDQDTRKMIKLRAANEALFTGRRNAAKAAWKAILKELGLQGKVSTYQMAKKWDNLKRRYKDLKYPPVGMETVADGASSWPWFHLMNEAMEGRLASSAPLLAPVTQDDDQHPDPAPRLRPRATPAPPPAPPPSRPSSSDYAPDAFGDGAEQNQRSSETCDGPLGGLESEWEMVERERAALEREREMVERDRAALERERAAVQAERLWLDRERAAVERDRAMVEQERAALGRDREVLDQRALMLNSVGHSGHLNALM from the exons ATGATCACCATGGAGCCGGCCCCCCACCCGCTGCCTCACTTCCCAGAGAACTCCTATAAGA TGACCGAAGAGGATGTGAAAAGGCTGATCGAGTTCAGGGCGTCCAACGAGGCCCTGTTCACAGGGAAGAGGAACTCTGCAAAGATAGCCTGGAG CACCATCCTGAAAGGCCTCGGTCTGGAAGGGAAGCTGACGGCAGACCAGATCGCCAAGAAATGGGACAACCTGCGGACAAAATATAAG GACCTGAAGCAGCCATACCAGGGCCAGGACCACATGGGGGGCGTTGTGGAGTCGTGGCCGTGGTTCCACATCATGGATGAAGCCATGCAGGGTCGCCTCTACAACAGCAACCTGGTGCTGAGCCCAGAGACCGCTGGCAACGCCGGTCACCGTGGCAACTGCCAGCCCAATCAGAACCAGGAGAACACCGACATTCTGGAGTTCCTCATCAAGACGGAGATGGAGGACACGGTGGCAGCCGAAACAGCAGCGGATGATGGGGGGGTTCACACGGAGGCTCCGCCCCCTGAGGGCATCCCGATGGGCTGGAGGAGGATGACCGAGTGCTCGTATAAAA TGAGCGAACAAGAAACCGAGAGGATGATCAAACTTCGAGCAGCCAACGAGGCGCTCTTCACTGGCAGGAAACATTCAGCCAAGCCGGCCTGGAG AGCGATTCTCTATGAGCTCGGCCTTCAGGGCAAACTGACCACAGACCAGCTGGCCAAGAAGTGGGACAACCTGAAGAGGAGATACAAG GAGCTGAAGTTTCCCGCTCGAGGCGTGGAGACCAACCCCAGCTCCTGGCCCTGGTTCTACAGAATGAACGACGCCATGGAGGGACGGTTCGCTGGCGCCGCGCCCATCCTCACTCCCATCGTGGAGGATGAAGACGAGGACTGCGAGTCGCTGTCCCCGACACCCAAGAAGCGAGCCCGCCGGAGCCGAGGCGGGATGGCCGAGTTTCTGACGGAGTCTGAGATGGACCTGCTGGTTGATAACGAGGACAAGAACGGATCGGCGGCTCTGGGCGAGCTGCACCGGATGGGCGAGTTCACCTACAAAC TGAGCGAAGACGACACGAGGCGACTGATCGAGCTGCGAGCTGCTAACGAGTCTCTGTTCACCGGCAGGAGGAACACCGCCAAACCGGCGTGGAG gGGAATAGTGAAGGAGATGGGTCTGACAGGGAAGATAACACCTGACCAGGTTGCCAAGAAGTGGGACAACCTGAAGACCAAATTCAAG GACCTGAAGTTTCCTCCTCGGGGGATGGAGGGTCAGACCAACCCGGCCTCGTGGCCCTGGTTCCAGCTGATGAGCGACGCTCTGGAAGGCCGTCTGACGGGCAAAGCTCCCCGAGTGACGCCCGTCTGGACCAACGAGGAGGACGGCGTGTTCGGCTCGTCCCCGCCTCCCGACAGAGACTGTTTGATGGCGGAGAGGAGCAGCGTGTCGGAGCTGGAGAGCATGGTGGGCGGAGACAACGCGGAGTCCGACGGGAACGTCACCTACATCGACGCCAGCGGAGAGGAGTGTTCGACACCCTCCGACCCGACGTATAAAA TGACCGACCAGGACACGAGGAAGATGATTAAACTTCGAGCCGCTAACGAGGCGTTGTTCACCGGGAGGAGGAACGCCGCCAAAGCCGCCTGGAA AGCCATCCTGAAGGAGCTCGGTCTGCAGGGGAAGGTCTCCACCTACCAGATGGCGAAGAAGTGGGACAATCTGAAGAGGCGGTACAAG GACCTGAAGTACCCTCCTGTCGGGATGGAGACCGTGGCAGACGGCGCCTCCTCCTGGCCGTGGTTTCACCTTATGAACGAAGCCATGGAGGGCCGGCTGGCGAGCAGCGCCCCCCTCCTGGCCCCCGTCACTCAGGACGACGATCAGCACCCAGACCCCGCCCCGAGACTCAGGCCCCGCGCCACCCCCGCACCTCCCCCTGCCCCACCGCCCTCCCGCCCATCTTCCTCAGACTATGCGCCGGATGCATTCGGAGACGGCGCGGAGCAGAACCAGCGGAGCTCAGAGACATGCGACGGGCCGCTGGGGGGGCTGGAGAGTGAGTGGGAGATGGTGGAGAGGGAGAGGGCGGCGctggagcgagagagagagatggtggAGCGAGACAGAGCAGcgctggagagagagagggcggcGGTGCAGGCGGAGAGGCTGTGGCTGGACCGGGAGCGGGCGGCAGTGGAGCGGGACAGAGCCATGGTGGAGCAGGAGAGGGCGGCGCTGGGCCGGGACAGGGAGGTGCTGGACCAGAGGGCGCTGATGCTGAACTCTGTGGGACACTCGGGGCACCTCAACGCCCTCATGTAG
- the cd59b gene encoding CD59 glycoprotein: MKLLLLLLCFGTLRVGSGLRCYKCQDYTGRCQDVQECTYEDSCISLSERGGKTIRQCIRYTDCDNSRLSQMFPAISAFTYRCCSSNLCNSGTACTAVTPLVALLGSLLSVWWCWM; this comes from the exons atgaagctgctgctgctgctgctctgcttcgGGACGCTTCGCGTGG GTTCTGGGCTTCGCTGCTATAAGTGCCAGGATTACACCGGACGCTGCCAGGACGTCCAGGAGTGCACGTATGAGGACTCGTGCATCTCTCTGAGTGAGAGAG GTGGGAAGACCATCCGTCAGTGCATCAGGTACACGGACTGCGATAACTCCCGCCTCAGCCAGATGTTCCCGGCCATCTCCGCCTTCACGTACCGATGCTGCAGCAGCAACCTGTGCAACTCCGGCACCGCTTGCACCGCGGTCACGCCCCTGGTGGCTCTGCTGGGGTCTCTGCTGAGTGTCTGGTGGTGCTGGATGTGA
- the kcnj11l gene encoding potassium inwardly rectifying channel subfamily J member 11, like produces the protein MLARKGLLPDGFLLTRLAEDQNQPNRSRSRSQRARFITKTGSCNVAHKNIREQGRFLQDVFTTMVDLKWQHSLLIFTSAFLCSWMLFAMIWWLLAFAHGDLEPRDPNGEPGPVPCVTAIHSFTSAFLFSIEVQVTIGFGGRMVTEECPLAITVLIIQNILGLIINAVMLGCVFMKTAQANRRAETLIFSKNAVIAPRNGRPTFMFRVGDLRKSMIISATVQLQVIRRTVTSEGEVIPVCQLDIQVENPLRSNGIFLVSPLIISHTMERGSPLYELSAQSLASEDLEIIVILEGVVETTGITMQARTSYIPEEILWGRRFVSIITEEDSRYCVDYSKFGNTVPVRMSSLSAKELNQTRGVQEGGSDVQLQGWGLVRAGRGGFRRGGRAYDSSTPQPWYAQSDKAEKEVEQKGQKKTVQLEVIGRQIEEDALGELSD, from the exons ATGTTGGCCAGGAAGGGCCTCCTGCCGGACGGCTTCCTGCTGACCCGGCTGGCGGAGGACCAGAACCAGCCAAACCGCAGCCGTTCGAGGTCTCAGAGAGCCCGCTTCATCACCAAGACCGGATCCTGTAACGTGGCTCACAAGAACATCAGGGAACAG GGTCGCTTCCTGCAGGACGTTTTCACCACCATGGTGGACCTGAAGTGGCAGCACTCCCTCCTCATCTTCACCTCTGCCTTCCTCTGCTCCTGGATGCTCTTCGCTATGATCTGGTGGCTCCTCGCCTTCGCTCACGGAGACCTGGAGCCCCGCGACCCCAACGGCGAGCCGGGCCCAGTCCCCTGCGTCACAGCCATCCACTCCTTCACCTCTGCCTTCCTCTTCTCCATTGAAGTCCAG GTGACCATCGGTTTTGGTGGCAGGATGGTGACGGAGGAGTGTCCGCTGGCCATCACCGTGTTGATCATTCAGAACATTTTGGGGCTGATCATCAACGCCGTGATGCTCGGCTGCGTGTTCATGAAGACGGCGCAGGCCAACCGGCGAGCAGAAACACTCATCTTCTCCAAAAACGCCGTCATCGCTCCTCGAAATGGCCGCCCCACTTTCATGTTCAGAGTGGGAGATCTGAGGAAGAGCATGATCATCTCAGCCACCGTCCAGCTGCAG GTGATCCGGCGGACGGTGACGTCAGAAGGCGAGGTGATCCCCGTGTGCCAGCTGGACATCCAGGTGGAGAACCCCCTCAGGAGTAACGGCATCTTCCTGGTGTCTCCCCTGATCATCAGCCACACCATGGAGCGAGGGAGTCCTCTCTACGAGCTGTCTGCCCAGTCACTGGCCTCCGAGGACCTGGAGATCATCGTCATCCTGGAAG GTGTGGTGGAGACGACGGGGATCACCATGCAGGCGCGGACCTCCTATATACCCGAGGAGATTCTGTGGGGGAGGCGCTTCGTCTCCATCATCACGGAGGAGGACAGCAGGTACTGTGTCGACTACTCCAAGTTCGGAAACACGGTTCCCGTGCGGATGTCGTCTCTCAGCGCCAAGGAGCTCAACCAAACCAGAGGAGTCCAGGAAGGAGGGTCCGACGTCCAGCTGCAGGGATGGGGGCTGGTTCGAGCCGGCAGAGGGGGGTTCCGCAGAGGAGGGCGGGCCTACGACAGCTCCACGCCTCAGCCCTGGTACGCCCAGTCAGATAAAGCAGAGAAGGAGGTGGAGcagaaaggacagaaaaagaCAGTCCAGTTGGAGGTGATCGGACGGCAGATCGAAGAGGACGCGCTCGGAGAGCTAAGCGACTGA